A region of Thermobifida halotolerans DNA encodes the following proteins:
- a CDS encoding beta-class carbonic anhydrase has translation MSTAFDDVLAANEDYVRDFGLAGLEPVAARGLALVTCMDSRIEPLDMLGLKPGDAKILRNAGARVTDDTLRTLVLAVYLLGVNRVMVLPHTRCKMASVSGDAEVHDIIATQYGVDTRSLEFHTDNDQIGALRHDLERIRHHPLLPADLAVMGALYDVDTGRVTPVRE, from the coding sequence GTGAGCACTGCCTTCGACGACGTCCTCGCCGCGAACGAGGACTACGTCCGCGACTTCGGCCTGGCCGGTCTGGAACCGGTGGCCGCACGCGGCCTCGCCCTGGTGACCTGCATGGACTCGCGTATCGAGCCCCTGGACATGCTGGGCCTCAAACCGGGCGACGCCAAGATCCTGCGCAACGCCGGCGCCCGTGTCACCGACGACACCCTGCGCACCCTGGTCCTGGCGGTGTACCTGCTGGGAGTGAACCGGGTCATGGTGCTGCCGCACACCCGGTGCAAGATGGCCTCGGTGTCCGGTGACGCCGAGGTGCACGACATCATCGCCACCCAGTACGGGGTGGACACCCGGAGCCTGGAGTTCCACACCGACAACGACCAGATCGGCGCGCTCCGCCACGACCTCGAGCGAATCCGGCACCATCCGCTGCTGCCCGCCGACCTGGCGGTCATGGGAGCCCTCTACGACGTGGACACCGGGAGGGTGACCCCGGTGCGGGAGTGA
- a CDS encoding CPBP family intramembrane glutamic endopeptidase, which yields MALLLAVLSPLVLVAGRGRPGTARALSVAAVLLLVSRVCRNLPRVGVFAGLEWNWQGRLLDPAWVSILFSVLRNWARREAGLRLETEPGSLRRTLTFTAAAFTAAFVLVLFTSASDGTGHVSAERLLFDSAIPNLTEELIWRGAMLAVLDRALGTPWRFFGARVGWGLVLTSVGFGLGHGLAVEASGAAFDPGAVLLTGSAGLALGWVRAVTGSVWPAFVVHCAPNSACSRPSRSGAPCRCGPRPLLSPVSGPRLRCRCGRGRVRGRPGR from the coding sequence GTGGCGCTCCTTCTCGCCGTGCTGTCCCCCCTCGTCCTCGTCGCGGGGCGGGGCCGACCGGGGACCGCGCGGGCACTGTCCGTCGCCGCGGTTCTCCTGCTGGTGAGCCGGGTCTGCCGCAACCTGCCCAGAGTGGGGGTGTTCGCCGGTCTGGAGTGGAACTGGCAGGGCAGGCTCCTCGACCCGGCATGGGTGAGCATCCTGTTCTCGGTGCTGCGCAACTGGGCTCGCCGGGAGGCGGGGCTCCGCCTGGAGACAGAGCCCGGTTCGCTCCGGCGAACGCTGACGTTCACCGCCGCCGCGTTCACCGCGGCGTTCGTCCTGGTGTTGTTCACCTCGGCGTCGGACGGAACCGGTCACGTGTCCGCAGAGCGGCTGCTGTTCGACTCGGCGATTCCCAACCTCACCGAGGAACTGATCTGGCGTGGCGCGATGCTCGCGGTCCTGGACCGGGCCCTGGGCACACCGTGGCGGTTCTTCGGCGCCCGGGTCGGCTGGGGACTGGTGCTGACCTCCGTCGGTTTCGGACTGGGGCACGGGCTGGCGGTCGAGGCGTCCGGGGCCGCCTTCGATCCGGGCGCCGTCCTGCTGACGGGATCGGCCGGTCTGGCGCTGGGGTGGGTGCGCGCGGTCACCGGAAGCGTCTGGCCCGCGTTCGTCGTGCACTGCGCGCCGAACTCGGCATGCTCGCGGCCCTCGCGCTCCGGGGCGCCGTGCCGCTGTGGTCCCCGCCCTCTGCTGTCCCCGGTGTCCGGACCGCGGCTCAGGTGTCGATGCGGGCGAGGTCGAGTTCGCGGGCGCCCTGGGCGATGA
- a CDS encoding DNA gyrase/topoisomerase IV subunit B, protein MTALTTDFHDPEEYSARHLSVLEGLEAVRKRPGMYIGSTDSRGLTHCMWEIIDNSVDEALAGHCTRIDVVLHADGSVEVRDNGRGIPVDVEPRTGLSGVELVMTKLHAGGKFGSGSYTASGGLHGVGASVVNALSARLDVEVDRQGHTHAMSFRRGIPGVFDGPGPDADFTPRSGLEQVRRIARKVTGTRVRFWADRQIFLKEADVARESLLDRARQTAFLIPGLTISVRDERTEGEDPYEEEFRFDGGISEFCTYLAPDQAVSPILRFEGSGQFTETVPVLDEQGHMTPTDVERRLDVDVALRWGTGYDTTVRSFVNVIATPKGGTHLAGFERALVRVVNDQLRSTKLLKANDDPVTKEDVLEGLTAVITVRLPEPQFEGQTKEILGTSAASRIVSQVVGRELRAFLTSAKRAEKQQARAVLEKIVNAAKARLAARQQRETQRRKNALENSALPAKLVDCRSEGLDRSELFIVEGDSALGTAKLARDSEFQALLPIRGKILNVQKASVADMLKNAECAAILQVIGAGSGRTFDLDAARYGRVILMADADVDGAHIRCLLLTLFYRYMRPMLEAGRVFAAVPPLHRIELTNVRRKRGARARDRYIYTYSDAELHRKLLELEKQGISWKEPVQRYKGLGEMDADQLAETTMDPRHRMLRRIRVEQAEEAASVFELLMGNEVAPRRAFIAQGARELDLARIDT, encoded by the coding sequence GTGACCGCCCTCACCACCGACTTCCACGACCCCGAGGAATACTCCGCTCGGCACCTTTCGGTCCTGGAAGGCCTTGAGGCGGTCCGTAAACGGCCGGGCATGTACATCGGCTCCACGGACAGCCGCGGCCTCACCCACTGCATGTGGGAGATCATCGACAACTCGGTCGACGAGGCCCTGGCCGGCCACTGCACCCGCATCGACGTGGTCCTGCACGCGGACGGCTCGGTCGAGGTGCGCGACAACGGGCGCGGCATCCCGGTCGACGTCGAGCCCCGGACCGGTCTGAGCGGCGTGGAGTTGGTCATGACCAAACTGCACGCCGGCGGCAAGTTCGGCTCCGGCTCCTACACCGCCTCCGGGGGCCTGCACGGCGTGGGCGCCTCCGTGGTGAACGCGCTGTCGGCGCGCCTGGACGTCGAGGTGGACCGGCAGGGGCACACCCACGCGATGAGCTTCCGGCGCGGCATTCCCGGGGTCTTCGACGGTCCCGGCCCCGACGCCGACTTCACCCCGCGCTCCGGCCTGGAGCAGGTGCGCAGAATCGCCAGGAAGGTCACCGGAACCCGGGTGCGCTTCTGGGCCGACCGGCAGATCTTCCTCAAGGAGGCCGACGTCGCGCGCGAGTCGCTGCTCGACCGCGCCCGCCAGACCGCCTTCCTCATCCCCGGTCTGACCATCTCGGTGCGCGACGAACGCACCGAGGGCGAGGACCCCTACGAGGAGGAGTTCCGTTTCGACGGCGGGATCAGCGAGTTCTGCACCTACCTGGCCCCCGACCAGGCGGTCAGCCCGATCCTGCGGTTCGAGGGCAGCGGCCAGTTCACCGAGACCGTGCCGGTCCTCGACGAACAGGGCCACATGACCCCCACCGACGTGGAACGGCGGCTCGACGTGGACGTCGCGCTGCGCTGGGGCACCGGCTACGACACCACTGTGCGCTCCTTCGTGAACGTCATCGCCACCCCCAAGGGCGGCACCCACCTGGCCGGTTTCGAACGCGCCCTGGTGCGGGTCGTCAACGACCAGCTGCGCTCCACCAAACTGCTCAAGGCCAACGACGACCCGGTCACCAAGGAGGACGTCCTCGAAGGGCTCACCGCCGTGATCACGGTGCGCCTGCCCGAGCCGCAGTTCGAGGGGCAGACCAAGGAGATCCTCGGCACCTCCGCGGCCAGCCGGATCGTCTCCCAGGTCGTGGGCCGGGAGTTGCGCGCCTTCCTGACCTCCGCCAAACGGGCCGAGAAGCAGCAGGCCCGCGCGGTGCTGGAGAAGATCGTCAACGCGGCCAAGGCGCGGCTGGCCGCCCGCCAGCAGCGCGAGACCCAGCGGCGCAAGAACGCCCTGGAGAACTCGGCGCTGCCCGCCAAACTGGTGGACTGCCGCAGCGAGGGCCTGGACCGCAGCGAACTGTTCATCGTCGAGGGGGACTCCGCGCTGGGCACCGCCAAACTCGCCCGCGACTCGGAGTTCCAGGCGCTGCTGCCCATCCGCGGCAAGATCCTCAACGTGCAGAAAGCGTCAGTGGCCGACATGCTCAAAAACGCCGAGTGCGCCGCGATCCTCCAGGTCATCGGCGCGGGATCGGGGCGCACCTTCGACCTGGACGCCGCCCGCTACGGCCGGGTCATCCTCATGGCCGACGCCGACGTGGACGGCGCGCACATCCGCTGCCTGCTGCTGACGCTGTTCTACCGCTACATGCGTCCCATGCTGGAGGCGGGCCGCGTGTTCGCCGCGGTGCCGCCGCTGCACCGCATCGAACTGACCAACGTGCGCAGGAAGCGCGGAGCCAGGGCCCGGGACCGCTACATCTACACCTACTCCGACGCCGAACTGCACCGCAAACTGCTGGAGCTGGAGAAGCAGGGCATCAGTTGGAAGGAGCCCGTCCAGCGGTACAAGGGCCTGGGCGAGATGGACGCCGACCAGTTGGCCGAGACCACGATGGACCCGCGCCACCGCATGCTGCGCCGTATCCGCGTGGAGCAGGCCGAGGAGGCCGCCTCGGTGTTCGAGCTGCTCATGGGCAACGAGGTCGCGCCGCGCCGCGCGTTCATCGCCCAGGGCGCCCGCGAACTCGACCTCGCCCGCATCGACACCTGA
- a CDS encoding tetratricopeptide repeat protein — protein MAENSYDIYRRGRQHFDLGDPIGAARVLAPLAEVEPRNRTVLELLGRSYFHSAQLAKAEQTFRRLIELNPCDAWAHIALARSLERQNRESEAAPHRRMHAIMSGGSLD, from the coding sequence ATGGCGGAGAACAGTTACGACATCTACCGACGCGGCAGACAGCACTTCGACCTCGGCGACCCGATCGGTGCGGCCCGGGTGCTGGCTCCGCTCGCGGAGGTGGAACCCCGCAACCGGACGGTCCTGGAGTTACTGGGACGCTCCTACTTCCACTCGGCGCAACTCGCCAAGGCCGAACAGACGTTCCGCAGGCTCATCGAACTCAACCCGTGCGATGCCTGGGCGCACATCGCGCTCGCCCGTTCGCTGGAGCGGCAGAACCGGGAATCCGAGGCCGCCCCGCACCGCAGAATGCACGCGATCATGTCGGGCGGTTCCCTCGACTGA